The following proteins come from a genomic window of Sphaerisporangium rubeum:
- the aroA gene encoding 3-phosphoshikimate 1-carboxyvinyltransferase: protein MDALQYNQIHVAPANRLAGAITPPASKSSSARAVLAAALAPGRSHVVNVATSNNVRAMMDCCRALGAEITDTGTGVEIVGPEELTAGTTLCPGNSGIVLRLLMGATALTRDVTFITPYVESLGRRSNSEMVGALRELGVLCTSTGPDDRLPITLDGSATHGGHVAISGRRSSQFLSGLLYLGGLLGEELTVTVKDQLKARPMVRTTLDVLRNAGVDVRASDDLMEFHVDGRQRFQPARHVVGSDPASTAALLALAASVESEIRLENCVLEELGGVLDYLREIGVDLVQDGTTLTVRGGGPLKPMDFDGSIAPDAVLPLAALAAHADGTSRFYNIEHLRYKECDRISDFRHELRTAGVDADERRDELIVHGSSEGVRGGVVVDSHYDHGVVFAMTLVALRSEDGLTIRNPQYAGQTYPKFFDDLGRLGVTVTV from the coding sequence ATGGATGCCCTGCAGTACAACCAGATCCACGTCGCGCCGGCGAACCGGCTCGCCGGCGCCATCACCCCTCCGGCGTCCAAGAGCTCCTCGGCTCGCGCCGTACTCGCGGCGGCGCTCGCGCCGGGACGCAGCCACGTCGTCAACGTCGCGACCAGCAACAACGTGCGCGCGATGATGGACTGCTGCCGAGCACTCGGCGCGGAGATCACCGACACCGGCACCGGCGTCGAGATCGTCGGCCCGGAGGAACTGACCGCCGGCACCACACTGTGCCCGGGGAACTCCGGGATCGTGCTGCGCCTCCTCATGGGGGCCACCGCGCTCACGCGCGACGTCACGTTCATCACGCCGTACGTCGAGTCGCTCGGCCGCAGGTCCAACTCCGAGATGGTGGGTGCGCTGCGCGAACTCGGCGTGCTGTGCACCTCGACCGGCCCCGACGACCGTCTCCCCATCACGCTCGACGGTTCCGCCACGCACGGCGGCCATGTCGCGATCTCCGGAAGGAGAAGCTCGCAGTTCCTCAGCGGCCTGCTCTACCTCGGCGGCCTGCTCGGCGAGGAGCTGACCGTGACGGTGAAGGACCAGCTCAAGGCCAGGCCCATGGTGCGGACCACGCTGGACGTCCTGCGTAACGCCGGCGTGGACGTGCGGGCCTCCGACGACCTGATGGAGTTCCACGTCGACGGACGGCAGCGTTTCCAGCCGGCGCGGCACGTCGTCGGCAGCGACCCCGCCAGCACCGCGGCCCTGCTCGCCCTCGCCGCGTCGGTCGAGTCGGAGATCCGCCTGGAGAACTGTGTGCTGGAGGAGCTCGGCGGGGTCCTCGACTACCTGCGGGAGATCGGCGTCGATCTCGTCCAGGACGGGACGACGCTGACGGTCCGCGGCGGCGGGCCGCTCAAGCCGATGGACTTCGACGGCTCGATCGCCCCCGACGCCGTGCTGCCCCTCGCCGCGCTCGCCGCGCACGCCGACGGCACGAGCCGCTTCTACAACATCGAGCATCTCCGCTACAAGGAGTGCGACCGGATCAGCGACTTCCGCCACGAGCTGCGCACGGCGGGTGTGGACGCCGACGAGCGGCGCGACGAGCTGATCGTCCACGGCTCGTCCGAAGGTGTGCGCGGCGGCGTGGTCGTGGACAGCCACTACGACCACGGCGTGGTGTTCGCGATGACGCTGGTCGCGCTCCGGAGCGAGGACGGGCTGACGATCAGGAACCCCCAGTACGCCGGGCAGACCTACCCGAAGTTCTTCGACGACCTCGGTCGCCTCGGCGTGACGGTCACGGTCTAG
- a CDS encoding Rid family hydrolase: MPSPTAARTGRRSVSSPSTWEPRLGYSRGVRIGNQVFVAGTAAIDGEDRVHGDDAYTQTDFIIRKIQTALRELGADLEDVVSTVTYLSDRAHFDDYARAHRAYFQDIAPVNTTVLAALVRPDFLVEITATAVIAG, from the coding sequence GTGCCATCACCAACAGCCGCCCGCACCGGCAGGCGATCGGTTTCCAGCCCGTCCACGTGGGAGCCGAGGCTCGGTTACTCCCGAGGTGTCCGGATCGGCAACCAGGTCTTCGTCGCCGGCACCGCCGCCATCGACGGCGAGGACCGCGTGCACGGCGACGACGCCTACACCCAGACCGACTTCATCATCAGGAAGATCCAGACGGCGCTGCGCGAACTCGGCGCCGACCTCGAAGACGTCGTGAGCACGGTCACCTACCTGTCGGACCGCGCGCACTTCGACGACTACGCACGCGCGCACCGCGCGTACTTCCAGGACATCGCGCCGGTCAACACGACCGTGCTCGCGGCCCTGGTCCGGCCCGACTTCCTCGTGGAGATCACGGCCACGGCGGTGATCGCCGGGTGA